A region of Flavobacterium album DNA encodes the following proteins:
- a CDS encoding YchJ family protein → MAGTNCYCGSGLEFSDCCETYISGKNNAPTAEALMRSRYSAYALHNADYLWETTAPKIRKYHSKSAILQWAKANHWVKLEVISASGSTVEFKAYYLDERLQAQVHHEMSAFVNDGGRWYYFDGEY, encoded by the coding sequence ATGGCAGGTACCAATTGCTACTGCGGCTCAGGCCTTGAATTTTCCGACTGCTGCGAAACGTATATTTCAGGCAAAAATAATGCTCCTACAGCAGAGGCACTTATGCGGTCGCGGTACTCTGCGTATGCGCTTCATAACGCGGACTACTTATGGGAAACTACAGCGCCAAAAATAAGGAAATACCATAGCAAAAGTGCCATCCTGCAATGGGCGAAAGCCAATCACTGGGTAAAGCTGGAAGTCATCAGCGCATCAGGCAGCACAGTCGAATTTAAAGCATATTATCTGGATGAAAGGCTGCAGGCGCAGGTACACCATGAAATGTCGGCTTTTGTAAATGATGGAGGGCGATGGTATTATTTTGACGGCGAATATTAG
- a CDS encoding glycoside hydrolase 5 family protein produces the protein MNKISKIFLFFILPFTFSCAAQQPRITVKGTQFYKGDKTYHYIGTNYWYGALLAAKEGGDRRRLGEELDLLKSKGIDNLRILVGAEAGTQDFTVTPALQPHQGVYDDNLLDGLDYLINEMNKRGMYAVLYLNNNWEWSGGMAQYLEWNGYGKLPNPNIKPNTWPQFMEYTKQFHKCEPCIKAFNDHIKFILGRTNAYSNKKYIDDTTIMAWQVANEPRVFTADNEAAFTQWLNGVVDLIDSLDKNHLICTGSEGKAGSADDIAIYERTHNNPKIDYLTMHIWPKNWSWYDHTRSAETLQPAITKTIAYIDEHIAVAKRLNKPIVLEEFGLPREGESLDRTSSVSARDTFYKAIFERLVLSIKNKEAFAALNFWGFGGSGKNNPANGKWAKGDDFTADPPQEPQGLNSVFSTDASTLDMVKKYNKKIK, from the coding sequence ATGAACAAAATTTCGAAAATATTCCTATTTTTTATCCTGCCATTTACATTTTCCTGCGCCGCCCAACAGCCCCGCATTACAGTAAAAGGCACGCAGTTCTACAAAGGCGATAAAACCTATCATTACATCGGTACTAATTACTGGTATGGCGCCCTGCTTGCCGCGAAAGAGGGCGGGGACCGCAGGCGACTTGGCGAAGAACTCGACTTGCTGAAGTCCAAAGGCATTGACAACCTGCGTATACTCGTGGGTGCCGAAGCCGGTACGCAGGACTTTACCGTAACCCCTGCCTTACAGCCGCATCAGGGTGTATATGACGACAACCTGCTCGACGGGCTGGATTATCTTATCAATGAAATGAACAAACGCGGTATGTACGCAGTGCTGTACCTGAACAACAACTGGGAATGGAGCGGCGGTATGGCGCAGTACCTGGAGTGGAATGGCTACGGCAAGCTCCCAAACCCGAATATTAAGCCCAACACCTGGCCGCAGTTCATGGAATACACCAAGCAGTTCCACAAGTGCGAACCGTGCATAAAGGCATTCAACGATCACATAAAGTTCATACTGGGGCGCACAAATGCCTATTCAAATAAAAAATATATCGACGATACTACCATCATGGCGTGGCAGGTGGCTAATGAGCCGCGCGTATTTACCGCAGATAATGAAGCCGCGTTCACCCAATGGCTCAATGGTGTGGTGGACCTTATCGACAGCCTGGACAAAAACCACCTGATCTGTACAGGGAGCGAGGGCAAGGCGGGCTCGGCAGATGATATAGCCATATATGAGCGTACCCATAACAACCCGAAGATCGACTACCTGACCATGCACATCTGGCCTAAGAATTGGAGCTGGTACGACCATACGAGATCTGCCGAAACACTACAGCCAGCCATTACCAAAACCATTGCTTACATTGATGAGCATATTGCGGTAGCAAAAAGGCTTAACAAGCCCATTGTTCTGGAAGAGTTCGGCCTGCCAAGGGAAGGAGAGAGCCTTGACAGAACATCATCAGTTTCGGCACGGGATACATTTTACAAAGCTATTTTCGAAAGGCTTGTTCTTAGCATAAAAAACAAGGAAGCCTTTGCGGCGCTCAACTTCTGGGGCTTTGGCGGAAGCGGAAAAAACAACCCCGCTAACGGTAAATGGGCAAAGGGCGACGACTTTACGGCCGACCCTCCGCAGGAACCCCAGGGGCTCAACTCGGTATTCAGTACTGATGCATCAACACTGGATATGGTAAAGAAATACAATAAAAAGATCAAGTAA
- a CDS encoding glycoside hydrolase family 26 protein: MKKNILTAALALIVFAITSCSKDDRYSGMSDDGPINEQPDVLTPENARSYMVDASATAETVALFYNLKKLSKTKYLIGQQDAFASFYNNAGGDSDIKKATGSDPALLGSDFMFITDDQNDGTPANWFYQQEQMIINNVKEAYNKGMVNIFSWHLREPFEGETFYTSDMTDQQKQEAFASILPGGVNHDYYKAKLDKVASVLNNLKDNNNKLIPVIFRPFHEFDGNWFWWGTAYCTPAQYQQAWQFTVEYLRDTKNVHNVLYAFAPDNSYTTSNNYLSRYPGDDYIDILGMDNYGDFANGSSTGVTTANNKLKMLSDLAREKVKIAALTETGFRVTSGTSPITGFFTNNIYTAMTSNNVELAFVMFWNNDQSGYYVPPAGQSNTQDFVQFANKAESVLQNTVPDMYTLP, encoded by the coding sequence ATGAAAAAAAATATTCTCACCGCAGCATTAGCACTTATAGTATTCGCCATCACATCCTGCTCTAAAGACGACCGCTATTCAGGCATGAGCGATGACGGCCCAATAAACGAACAACCGGATGTTCTTACTCCTGAAAATGCCCGCTCTTACATGGTGGATGCCAGTGCTACCGCCGAGACCGTAGCTTTGTTCTATAACCTGAAGAAGCTTTCGAAAACAAAATACCTGATAGGGCAGCAGGATGCCTTTGCATCGTTCTATAACAATGCAGGCGGCGATTCAGATATAAAGAAGGCGACCGGCAGCGATCCGGCACTGTTGGGCTCCGACTTCATGTTCATTACCGATGACCAGAATGACGGTACACCAGCCAACTGGTTTTACCAGCAGGAGCAAATGATCATCAACAACGTAAAAGAGGCCTATAACAAAGGTATGGTTAACATTTTTAGCTGGCACCTTCGCGAACCTTTTGAAGGTGAAACCTTTTATACAAGCGATATGACCGACCAGCAGAAGCAGGAAGCTTTTGCAAGCATATTGCCCGGCGGTGTAAACCATGACTATTACAAAGCAAAGCTCGATAAAGTAGCCAGTGTGCTGAATAACCTAAAGGATAACAACAACAAACTGATCCCGGTGATCTTCCGTCCGTTCCACGAATTTGACGGCAACTGGTTCTGGTGGGGTACGGCCTATTGTACGCCTGCACAGTACCAACAGGCCTGGCAGTTCACCGTGGAATACCTTCGTGATACAAAAAACGTGCATAATGTGCTTTATGCCTTTGCACCCGATAACAGCTACACAACATCTAACAATTACCTGAGCCGCTACCCTGGCGATGATTATATTGATATACTGGGTATGGACAATTATGGCGACTTCGCTAACGGAAGCAGCACCGGCGTAACTACTGCCAACAACAAGCTCAAAATGTTATCCGACCTTGCAAGAGAGAAGGTAAAGATCGCTGCCCTGACCGAAACAGGTTTCAGGGTAACATCGGGCACGAGCCCGATCACAGGGTTCTTTACAAATAATATTTATACAGCTATGACCTCCAACAATGTGGAGTTGGCTTTCGTGATGTTCTGGAACAACGACCAGTCCGGCTACTATGTTCCCCCGGCTGGGCAAAGCAATACGCAGGACTTTGTACAATTTGCCAACAAAGCGGAATCGGTACTGCAGAATACGGTGCCGGATATGTATACGCTCCCTTAA
- a CDS encoding AGE family epimerase/isomerase: MEKLKQEMQDELLSILNYWTENTVDETNGGFIGTIDFSENKDYTADKGSVLNARILWAFSAAYPVTKNEKHLQLAQRAYDYIARHFYDKEHGGIFWSVDHQGNHKDTKNQIYALAFTVYGLSEYYAVSQNEEALALAKKLYEQIEKHSYDPVYKGYLEAFTRDWHPIDDLRLSDKDANEKKTMNTHLHIVEGYANLYKVWPDKELKNKIAELLHTINKHFINETTGHLRLFFSEDWIEKPDVISYGHDIEAAWLLQWCAEVIQDESLINAYKTHAVQMADATFEGLDKDGGLWYEYDPQEERLIAEKHWWPQSELWIGMVNAWQITGDVKYLKAVEKNWQFVQQYILDKKNGEWIWGINADYSKIEKDKAGFWKCPYHNSRACMELIGRL, from the coding sequence ATGGAAAAACTGAAGCAGGAAATGCAAGATGAGCTGCTGTCCATACTCAATTACTGGACAGAGAACACCGTTGACGAAACCAACGGCGGGTTCATCGGCACCATCGATTTTTCTGAAAATAAAGATTACACTGCCGACAAAGGCTCCGTACTGAACGCGCGGATATTGTGGGCGTTCTCGGCAGCCTACCCAGTAACTAAAAATGAAAAGCACCTGCAATTAGCCCAACGTGCCTACGATTATATCGCCAGACATTTTTATGACAAGGAGCACGGCGGTATTTTTTGGAGTGTCGATCATCAGGGCAACCATAAAGATACGAAGAACCAAATCTATGCACTGGCATTTACCGTTTACGGGCTATCGGAATATTATGCTGTCAGTCAAAATGAGGAAGCATTGGCCTTGGCCAAAAAACTTTACGAACAAATAGAAAAACATAGCTATGACCCGGTTTACAAAGGCTATTTGGAAGCCTTTACCCGCGACTGGCACCCCATTGACGACCTTCGACTTAGCGATAAGGATGCCAATGAAAAGAAGACCATGAACACTCATCTGCACATTGTAGAGGGATATGCAAATCTTTACAAAGTGTGGCCCGATAAGGAATTAAAGAATAAGATCGCAGAATTACTGCATACCATCAATAAGCATTTCATCAATGAAACAACTGGGCATCTACGCCTGTTCTTCAGTGAAGACTGGATAGAGAAACCGGATGTCATTTCCTATGGTCACGATATTGAGGCGGCCTGGCTGCTGCAATGGTGCGCCGAAGTGATCCAGGACGAAAGCCTTATCAATGCATATAAAACACACGCGGTGCAAATGGCTGATGCCACCTTTGAAGGGCTGGATAAAGATGGCGGGCTTTGGTACGAATACGACCCGCAGGAAGAAAGGCTTATCGCTGAAAAGCACTGGTGGCCGCAAAGCGAACTGTGGATAGGCATGGTAAACGCATGGCAGATAACCGGTGATGTGAAATACCTGAAAGCTGTTGAAAAGAACTGGCAATTTGTACAGCAATACATTTTAGATAAAAAGAACGGCGAATGGATATGGGGCATCAACGCCGATTATTCCAAAATTGAAAAGGATAAAGCCGGTTTTTGGAAATGCCCGTACCACAACTCGAGGGCATGCATGGAGTTGATAGGCAGGTTGTGA
- a CDS encoding glycoside hydrolase family 130 protein: MGNDMVTDRLVKIPNYDALAKAHQQLIEQKNTPVAETNGIYTRYKNPVITAAHTPIEWRYDLNAATNPHGMERIGINAAFNAGAMKWDDKYVMAVRVEGVDRKSFFAIAESPNGIDNFRFWDKPCVIPQLDDADTNVYDMRLIAHEDGWIYGIFCTERKDPNAPAGDTSAAVANAGIVRTKDLINWERLPDLVSNTGQQRNVVLHPEFVDGKYALYTRPQDGFIDVGSGGGIGLGFIDDMANPVVQDEKIIFGKVYHTIYELKNGLGPAPIKTDKGWLHMAHGVRNTAAGLRYTSYVFMTDLNDIGKVTHVPAGYFMAPENEERVGDVSNVLFCNGWIADEDGTVYIYYASSDTRMHVAVSTIDKLVDYAMNTPEDTFTSAGSVATIIKMVDNNSKFL, from the coding sequence ATGGGTAATGACATGGTTACTGACAGGCTGGTAAAAATACCTAACTATGATGCGCTTGCAAAAGCCCACCAACAGCTTATTGAACAAAAAAACACCCCGGTGGCTGAAACCAACGGCATCTATACACGCTATAAAAACCCCGTGATAACGGCTGCCCATACCCCGATAGAATGGCGGTATGACCTGAATGCGGCAACCAACCCGCACGGTATGGAGCGTATCGGCATCAACGCGGCGTTCAATGCGGGCGCAATGAAGTGGGACGATAAGTATGTGATGGCGGTAAGGGTAGAAGGCGTGGACAGGAAATCGTTCTTTGCCATTGCCGAAAGCCCTAATGGTATAGATAATTTCCGTTTTTGGGATAAGCCATGTGTGATACCGCAGTTGGATGATGCGGATACCAATGTGTATGACATGCGCCTGATAGCCCACGAGGACGGCTGGATATACGGCATCTTCTGTACCGAAAGAAAAGACCCGAATGCCCCTGCAGGCGATACCAGTGCGGCGGTTGCGAATGCGGGCATCGTGCGTACCAAAGACCTAATTAACTGGGAGCGCCTTCCCGACCTGGTGTCGAATACCGGGCAGCAGCGTAATGTGGTGCTGCACCCTGAATTTGTAGATGGAAAATACGCTTTATACACCCGTCCGCAGGATGGTTTTATCGATGTGGGAAGCGGTGGCGGCATCGGCCTTGGCTTTATAGACGATATGGCCAACCCTGTGGTGCAGGACGAGAAGATCATTTTTGGCAAAGTGTACCATACTATATATGAGTTGAAGAACGGCCTTGGCCCGGCGCCGATAAAAACGGATAAAGGCTGGCTGCATATGGCGCATGGCGTTCGCAATACCGCGGCAGGGCTTCGTTATACCTCTTATGTTTTCATGACCGACTTAAATGATATTGGAAAGGTGACCCACGTACCGGCAGGCTACTTCATGGCGCCTGAAAATGAGGAAAGGGTAGGCGATGTATCGAATGTGTTGTTCTGCAATGGCTGGATCGCTGATGAAGATGGTACGGTGTACATTTACTACGCATCGTCAGATACCCGTATGCATGTAGCGGTTTCTACCATCGATAAGCTGGTGGACTATGCGATGAACACCCCGGAAGATACCTTTACCTCGGCAGGTTCGGTAGCCACCATCATCAAAATGGTAGATAACAATAGCAAATTCCTGTAA
- a CDS encoding sodium:solute symporter family protein, protein MTLTAIDLTIIALYFIMMIIIGIVMKNRAKRSKDSYLMGGKKLPWYMLGLSDASDMFDISGTMLLVSMAFLYGFKSVWIPWMWPVFNQVFLMVFLSKWLRRSNATTGAEWLGTRFGLTDKGVRQSHAIVVVFALMLCIGYMAYAFVGVGEFLEIFIPYETIKEVVPFLDQHLIAGAPDYATELYEAKNITAQFYGVSICLVATFYSIVGGMHGIVLADFIKYMIMIVCSIFVGTIAMIHLADSGIVFTDKMPIGWDSPLFGAELGLDWQNILADAQVKLEKDGYKLFSAVVGMMFFSGVLKSLAGPAPNYDCQKILSTKSPEEASKMSGFISIILLPIRYFMTMGLCILGVLYFKDLALSQTADGVNFESIMPAVISKYLPVGLVGLVLAGFLGAFMSNFSGTLNAGQAYIVNDIYLKYIKPEAERKQVITMSYLSGTVMVVLGVGLGLLIRDVNMIFNIITAGLYGGFVCANVLKWYWWRFNANGYFWGMFAGIIASAIPPALSVSGITTYFDGTRMLYYFPVFIVIQLIACIIGSYAAPPTNEETLKEFYKTVRPWGFWKPVRMKIQASEDPGIQKNRNFGINMANVAMGIAGQILLTLLPMYFILSKWTGFGIVLALLAVIFITMKSTWWNRLKDF, encoded by the coding sequence ATGACATTAACAGCCATTGACCTCACAATAATCGCCCTGTATTTTATAATGATGATCATTATAGGGATCGTCATGAAAAACCGCGCCAAGCGCAGCAAAGACAGCTACCTGATGGGAGGCAAAAAGCTCCCTTGGTATATGCTGGGCCTAAGCGATGCCAGCGATATGTTCGATATTAGCGGTACGATGCTGCTCGTGAGCATGGCCTTCCTGTATGGCTTCAAGAGCGTATGGATCCCCTGGATGTGGCCGGTCTTCAACCAGGTATTCCTCATGGTGTTCCTGAGTAAATGGCTCAGGCGCAGCAACGCAACAACAGGGGCCGAGTGGCTGGGTACACGCTTTGGCCTTACGGATAAAGGCGTTCGGCAAAGCCATGCCATAGTGGTGGTTTTCGCACTCATGCTGTGCATTGGCTATATGGCCTATGCCTTTGTGGGTGTGGGAGAGTTCCTTGAAATATTCATCCCGTATGAAACCATTAAGGAAGTAGTGCCATTCCTTGACCAGCACCTTATTGCAGGCGCACCGGATTATGCCACCGAATTATACGAAGCCAAAAATATCACCGCACAGTTTTATGGCGTGAGCATTTGCCTTGTGGCGACTTTCTACAGTATCGTGGGCGGTATGCACGGAATTGTACTGGCCGATTTTATTAAATACATGATCATGATCGTATGCTCCATTTTCGTGGGAACGATAGCTATGATCCACCTTGCGGACTCCGGAATCGTATTTACAGACAAAATGCCGATAGGCTGGGACAGTCCGCTATTCGGGGCAGAGCTTGGCCTTGACTGGCAAAACATTTTGGCGGATGCCCAGGTGAAGCTGGAAAAGGACGGTTATAAACTATTCTCGGCTGTGGTAGGCATGATGTTCTTTTCGGGCGTGTTGAAAAGCCTTGCCGGGCCTGCGCCTAATTACGATTGTCAGAAGATATTAAGTACTAAATCGCCGGAAGAAGCCAGCAAGATGAGCGGTTTCATCTCCATCATTTTATTGCCGATACGCTACTTTATGACCATGGGATTGTGCATCCTAGGCGTGCTGTACTTTAAAGACCTTGCACTTAGCCAGACGGCAGACGGAGTAAATTTTGAAAGCATCATGCCCGCGGTTATCAGCAAATACCTCCCGGTTGGGTTGGTAGGGCTGGTGCTTGCCGGGTTCCTAGGTGCTTTTATGAGCAACTTCTCGGGTACGCTCAACGCAGGCCAGGCCTATATAGTGAACGACATTTACTTAAAATATATAAAGCCGGAAGCCGAAAGGAAGCAGGTAATCACCATGAGTTACCTTTCGGGAACGGTAATGGTAGTGCTGGGGGTTGGCCTTGGGCTGCTCATCAGGGATGTGAATATGATATTCAATATAATTACAGCGGGGTTGTATGGCGGGTTTGTTTGTGCCAATGTACTAAAATGGTATTGGTGGCGCTTCAATGCCAATGGCTACTTCTGGGGGATGTTTGCCGGTATCATTGCCAGCGCTATTCCACCGGCACTATCGGTAAGCGGCATTACAACCTACTTTGACGGCACCCGCATGCTGTACTATTTCCCGGTTTTCATCGTAATACAGCTCATTGCCTGCATCATCGGCTCCTATGCCGCGCCGCCAACAAACGAAGAAACGCTTAAAGAATTCTACAAGACCGTAAGGCCGTGGGGCTTCTGGAAACCGGTACGCATGAAGATACAAGCATCGGAAGACCCGGGCATACAAAAGAACAGGAATTTCGGCATCAACATGGCTAATGTCGCTATGGGCATCGCGGGCCAGATATTGCTCACGCTGCTGCCAATGTACTTTATCCTGTCGAAGTGGACAGGCTTTGGCATCGTACTGGCACTTTTGGCAGTGATATTCATAACGATGAAGAGCACGTGGTGGAACAGGCTGAAAGATTTTTAA
- a CDS encoding glycoside hydrolase family 26 protein encodes MRNIFILLPTFLLAISCKSVSQTAALLPVPVDKKATKETIALYKNLFSLKEKGYMFGHQDALAYGVEWKYEEGRSDIKDVTGDYPAVYGWDLGRIEDKSDKDLDGVPFNRMREFMKQVYDRGGVNTVSWHVNNPLSGKDAWDNAPGTVASILPGGSQHEKYKSWMDNAAEFLLSLKGSDGKAIPILYRPYHEFTGDWFWWCKNTTTPEQFKELWKFTVTYFQSKGVHNLIYVYNTSNENVATEADFMAYYPGDEWVDMVSFDVYQGGEGEKREKFLKETKNIVGIMDKVAREHNKLCAIAETGYEAIPDAKWWTGTLAEAIGDYKISYVLVWRNHGWNEWMKPPRMHYYAPYKGQVSAKDFTDFYKKDNTLFQSDVTKEKLYR; translated from the coding sequence ATGCGAAACATATTTATCCTTTTACCAACCTTTTTACTGGCAATTTCCTGCAAAAGTGTTTCCCAGACGGCAGCTTTGCTCCCTGTTCCTGTCGATAAAAAGGCAACAAAAGAAACTATTGCATTATACAAAAACCTTTTCAGCCTGAAAGAAAAAGGGTATATGTTCGGCCACCAGGATGCATTGGCTTATGGTGTGGAGTGGAAATACGAAGAAGGCAGGAGTGATATCAAAGATGTAACGGGCGACTACCCTGCGGTATACGGTTGGGACTTAGGCCGCATTGAGGATAAGTCAGACAAAGACCTCGATGGTGTCCCTTTTAACAGGATGCGCGAATTCATGAAGCAGGTGTACGACCGGGGCGGCGTGAATACCGTTAGCTGGCATGTGAACAACCCGTTGAGCGGCAAGGATGCCTGGGACAATGCTCCCGGCACCGTGGCTTCGATACTTCCCGGAGGTTCCCAACACGAAAAATATAAAAGCTGGATGGACAACGCCGCCGAATTCCTGCTGTCTTTAAAAGGCAGCGATGGCAAAGCGATCCCGATATTGTACCGTCCCTACCACGAGTTTACGGGCGACTGGTTTTGGTGGTGCAAAAATACGACTACACCAGAGCAGTTTAAGGAATTGTGGAAATTTACCGTGACGTATTTCCAGAGCAAAGGTGTGCACAACCTCATTTATGTGTACAATACTTCGAATGAAAATGTGGCTACCGAAGCCGACTTTATGGCATATTATCCAGGTGACGAGTGGGTTGATATGGTGAGCTTCGATGTATACCAGGGCGGTGAGGGCGAAAAGCGCGAAAAATTCCTGAAAGAGACAAAAAATATTGTGGGCATAATGGATAAAGTAGCCCGCGAACACAACAAGCTGTGTGCCATTGCCGAGACAGGCTACGAAGCCATACCGGATGCCAAATGGTGGACAGGCACACTGGCAGAAGCTATAGGGGATTACAAAATATCCTATGTGCTGGTGTGGCGCAACCACGGTTGGAACGAGTGGATGAAGCCACCGCGCATGCACTACTATGCGCCTTACAAAGGGCAGGTTTCCGCAAAGGATTTTACAGATTTTTATAAAAAAGATAATACATTGTTCCAAAGCGATGTAACTAAAGAAAAATTATACCGATAG
- a CDS encoding helix-turn-helix domain-containing protein, producing MDNRKFHREIPPLTKGDSFLVFDRTKDTFDFPIHYHEEFEINFILNGKGVKRIVGDHIEEIDDVELVLVGPNLYHGWELHKCKNKKIHEITIQFHNDLFSDSLLQRRIMMPIKDMFNRANHGILFSKKTGKELADRLIQISKLDGMDYFLEIISILHDMANSRNQRLLSTFTVDYDTFEDDDKMKLVYEYVQKNFSNKITLDDVSDTANMSAVSFNRFIKKRTGKTFVNYLNDIRVGYAARWLVEKDLSISEIAFKSGFNNIANFNRIFKSIKNTTPSQYREEFYGMKRFL from the coding sequence ATGGACAACCGCAAATTCCACCGCGAGATCCCGCCGCTGACCAAAGGCGACAGTTTCCTTGTTTTTGACCGCACTAAAGACACTTTCGACTTCCCTATCCATTACCATGAGGAGTTCGAGATCAACTTTATACTGAATGGCAAAGGGGTGAAACGCATTGTGGGCGACCATATCGAGGAAATCGACGATGTGGAATTAGTATTGGTAGGCCCCAACCTGTATCACGGTTGGGAACTGCACAAATGCAAAAACAAAAAAATACACGAGATCACCATACAATTCCACAACGACCTCTTTTCCGACTCGCTGCTGCAACGCAGGATCATGATGCCGATAAAGGATATGTTCAACCGCGCCAACCACGGCATCCTCTTTTCTAAAAAAACGGGGAAAGAGCTTGCCGACCGGCTGATACAGATATCGAAACTGGATGGCATGGATTATTTCCTGGAGATCATTTCGATACTGCACGACATGGCCAACTCCCGCAACCAGCGATTGCTTTCTACCTTCACTGTTGATTATGACACTTTTGAAGACGACGACAAGATGAAGCTGGTGTATGAATATGTTCAGAAAAACTTTTCGAACAAGATCACGCTCGATGATGTTTCCGATACGGCCAACATGAGCGCGGTATCGTTCAACCGCTTTATAAAGAAGCGCACAGGGAAAACTTTCGTTAACTACCTCAACGACATCCGTGTGGGTTATGCGGCACGCTGGCTGGTGGAAAAAGACCTGAGCATTTCGGAGATAGCATTCAAGTCGGGCTTTAATAACATTGCCAATTTCAACCGCATTTTCAAAAGCATAAAAAATACTACACCAAGCCAGTACCGCGAAGAATTCTACGGTATGAAACGCTTTTTATAG